The DNA segment CATtttaatatcccagtttctctctcttctcccactttcctctccatcTTTGGCTTATTTTAATTGGCTAATTCAAATTGTACAAATAAACGTAACAGGGGGCAGAGGAGAGGGCAGAGTTTGAACTCTGGTGAAAGAGGAGCCATGAATAAATGGGTTCTGCGTGTAATTGAAAAGTAGGTTATCAAAAAGAGAAAGACGTTTTTCTTCTAATGTTTGGGGAAGGACCTAAAGAAAAGTTTTACCTGTGCAGATATGATTGCAATCACTCAGACTTCCGAAGTTGTTATTGTTGCCCTCACAACCACCATATTGGAATACCCGGCACCTCTTGCTGTTGAAGTCGAAGTAATAACGAGGAATGGACGCAATGCATGAGCCTGGGTCTCTTTGCAATGTACACACTTCCGGCCAAGATCCTTGGGTAAGTGGTGTTtgaagacaaagaaaaaaatgacaataCTTCTATGAGATATGATAACACATAACAGGGACAGTACAAATTGTCTGTATCACTATAAATTATGTTTACATGCAATTAGCAAAGAGCATGCAATGGAACATTGATGGTGGAATGAGTGTGTTTCCTGTCACCCATGGAGATAACAGTTTATTATAGaacactagctgtgtccggccaggcgttgctgtggcgaagtatggtggtatgggaaataaagtaacttatattatctgcttagaactggattatatgaggccccttctacacagctgtataaaatccacactgaactggattatatggcagtgtggagtcaagataatccagtgcaaagcagataatataagattataaatgggtaatatagctgtgtggaagggccttgagtctacactgccatataaaccagttataatcagataatctgtatcttacagggagtgtggaagaggcctaagtgaggtctaactctgcctgtcccctgggccgagtgggttgctaggagaccatgtgggcggagcttagccttctaactggcagcaattggataaaaacaattattcctctccctctaattaggactttatttttcttttctttttgttgtatgaacatagaggcacagatgaggggttgtgctgccaagtttagtgtttctgagatgtgtagttttgttgttttgtcctaggccgaaatttcattacccttttatatatagagattgtaAACACAGTAATACAGCATTTTTCATGTCTTGAGATATTTGTAGATTCAAAAATGTATTACTAAGGCCAGCTGTACAAAattttgtaaataaagaaatagcttTTTTGTAGTTGTTTATCTTCAGGCAACTATTTTCTACTCCCAAAAGCCTCAGCACTAGCCCTGTCCTCACAAGTGCTTCAGATTGTGATCTTTGGCACCGCCTCTGCTTTGACTATTCAGTGGTCAGCCACCATTAATTTTATGGCTTATTTCAGAATTTCTGTGCACATTGGGGTGTACATTTTGTAGATATCCCAACCTCAAGATGACTTCAAACTGGTTTTCATTGTCTGTGTGGAACCACCCCAACTCAGGAAGGGAGGCTTGAGCAGCAGTAGGTacagtacactaacagaatccctaatcctGGCAATCCACTTTCAAATAGACATACTCAAAACCTACTCAGACCCAACATACTGAGGTATAGGTACCCCCACCCCCATCTCTGGTTCCAGTATGCCttggaattaaaaaaagaaaataactggaAATATTGCAGTAGGAACTATGAGAAAACAGTCCAAGACAAAATAATGTTGTTTGGGTTTTTCAAAGACTACTACAACTTCATGAAGCATTTGCCACACCTGGAAAAGTTCTCTAAGACAAGTGGAAGAGTTATTTTGTTATTCCAGAAAGAATCTGTAAAAGCACTTCACTCTTACCATATTGTTGACATTTCCTCCTGCATTCTTTTATTGACTCAAAGTTATTGCTATTGCCTAGGCAGCCTCTATAAATAAACGGCAAACACATTCTTATTTCAGTGTCGTAGTAAAAACGGCGAACAGATGAAGAGCACCATCCTATGGATTTCGGCAATGAACATATTCTTGGCAATTGGTCTGGAGGAGCGCAGGGgcaggaaaaaaaggggggaagagagagaaaagccaAAATTGATATAAGATATGAACATCACATGGATAATGCCACATCACAGGAGGCTTGTACTACTTGATAAGAAATGTACATGTTAAGTAATTCCAGTGTAGTTCATGAACTTTGACCATCAGCCAGAAATGTTGTTCTATAATGTTAATCCTATAACATTAACATAATGTTAAATATGACCACTAGAACACTGACTAGAATTTTAATGGCCTGAATCAGAAGGTCTTTTAAGAGACTTATGTTGTCCTTTTTTATTTTAGTAGTCTTTAAGCTCTTTAAAATATGAATGTTTACCTAATTGCTTATGTTAACGTCTATACTGTTTATCCGCATTTTCTTTAACTCATTTTGTGAACCATACTCTGTCTCAggtttccgccctggccatgggacggagacagtactggttgccattacagatgaactccgtcgccagtctgatagcggcggatcagcgctactggtacttctcgaccttaccgcagcgtttgacaccattgactacgatctaatgattcaccgtctcgccatgtccagagttcgcggtcaggccctcaattggttcaactcatttctccgaaaccggagccaatgtgtggagtatatggatcaagtctctgacagatctcccctcctatgtggggtatcccaaggtgccattctctcccctcttctcttcaacatctacgttagaccccttgctagtttggcttggagtttcggcctagattgctatcaatatgcggacgacacccaactccttctgcacttggagcctggagcaatgtcaataccagacaatttcaccttatgtctggaggctctgtcgaactggctacgtgctagcagACTGAAGGTGAAGCCGgagaagactgagattctctggcatggccgctcgattggtttgacccatttgctacccaccttcgatggtgctgccctatctccttcgcctaccgttaagagcctgggtgttgttttggattcgcagctgacaatggaagctcaggtcgctgctgccagcaaacaggcctttttccatctacgacaagcgaggcaactggcaccctatctatctgatgaggctctggcaacagtcctccatgccacggtcacgtctaggctggactattgcaacaccctgtatgttggccttccaatgtccatgacccgaaagctccgtattgttcagaatgcggcagccaggctactcacaagaacacccatgaaatgccacataacaccagtgctgcagcatctgcattggcttccaactgattaccgtggtctatataagatgctagttctgactttcaaaactctttacggccagggcccatcgtaccttagggatcgtctctccttctcccatcatcggaggtcgcaacaaccatcccaacgcaacttactttatgtaccgggtcctagagaagtgcacttggaaaggaccagacgcagagctttttctatctctgcccctgccttatggaatgccttgccgccctatatgagagccatgcgtgagttagggccttttaccctagcactcaagacctggctctttactagagcttttgatctatgttaattttatcaatatttgtatgtatgtatttttatcctttaccatttagcttgtaaatcgcctagagcatcttggatggagggcgattcataagtaattaaatgatgatgatgatgatgatgatgatgatgatgttaagaGAACGGGAAATTACAAATTTCCATTAAGTCACTTAGCCAGCACTAAAAGATTCTTTATAATCTAAGCCTTGAATGGTTTCTgtataaaaaacaatacagtatttatattccgcccttctcaccccgaaggggacacagggtggattacaatgaacacatatatggcaaacattcaatgccaacggacaaacaacatacattagacagactcagaggcatttttaacatttttccagcttcactattccggccacagggggagctgttgtttcaccgtccagtagtggctgtacttcctcattcctttcctcgtgttttgctggcagttttatggtgttgtaaattagcctcctgcataaagcgtccctaaatttccctaattgacaggtgcaactgtctttcggggctgcataggtcaacagcaagccggggctattaatggtcggaggcttaagccgacccgggcttcgaactcatgacctctcggtcagtagtgattactAGCCAGCCAGTAATCACTAGCTAGCcaggttactagccagctgcgccacagcccggcgcagctGGCTAATAGATCTCTAAGAGATCTAATAGATCTCTAAGATCTCTAAGAGAGGGTATAGGGCAATGGACAAATATAAAAAAGCTTTCTGCAAATTGTTCATTGCTATGCAGCCATATGAGTGTTATAGATTCCAAGGTAGAGTCTGGAATTCTTTCTCAGATTTGTAGTCTTTCACCGTCCAACCTCTGCTGTGATCAATGAGGGTTTATTTCCTTACTGATAGAAAAGtagatgactgatgtttccaTCCCTTCTCATAAGCAATCTTCAGTTCCCCTTCAGATCACATCACTGATAAGTCAACCACCTTCCAATCAACAAAGGAACAGACCCATGTCAACTGCAGTGACTGCTGCCTGTTAAGTGGAGATTGCAGAACTTCCATGGTCTCTATGTAGAGAccataaatacaaaaaaaatcacaaatataTAACTCATTGGATTATGCATTCATAACGGCCTTAGTGAAATCTGGTAGATGTCCCTGCCTTGGTTTTGTTATTCGAAAACTCAAATCCAAAAGTCAGAGACCCAGAAAACGAGGCTTGGAGAGATGACCTCCATCCTGATGCCTCCATCTGACATAAGAAGCAGCAGACTCTCACCAGAATGCCTTGCCTGGATCTTCTTCTTTTCACAAACACCACAATAGCACAGGTGACCAGTAGGATGCAAGAACTTcctcatatagaatcatagaatagtagagttggaagagacctcatgggccatccagtccaaccccccgctaagaagcaggaaatcgcattcaaagcacccctgacagatggccatccagcctctgtttaaaagcctccaaagaaggagcctccaccacagcccgggggagggagttccactgtcaaacagctctcacagtgaggaagtttttcctgatgttcaggtggaatctcctttcctgtagtttgaagccattgttccgcatcctagtctgcagggcagcagaaaacaagcttgctccctcctccctatgacttctcctcacatatttgtacatggctatcatgtctcctctcagccttctcttctggaggctaaacatgctcagttctttaagccgctcctcatagggcttgttctccagacccttaatcattttagtcgccctcctctggacgctttccagcttgtcaacatctcccttcaactccggtgcccaaaattggacacagtattccaggtgtggtctgaccaaggcagaatagagggagagcatgacttccctggatctagacgctattccccgattgatgcaggccagaatcccgttggcttttttagctgccgcatcacattgttggctcatgtttaacttgtagtccacgacgactccaagctAGCCGTCAGGCAAGCAGCCCAACAAGCACAATTATTCAGAACATCAGTAAGCAGACAATCATTCAGGGACATAACAAATCTTACTTTGAGTAATCTGAAAGCCCACCATGGCACAACAGCTCCTCAGTCTGATGGGAAGAGGACCATTTAATCCAGAAAGCCCATTAGGGACCATTGTCGTAAGCTAACACCTATTTCCCTCACCCTGCCTGCATGACACAAGCCAGCAACGAATTCAGGATTTCTCAGTAGAACTTTATCAACATTCCCATCATACCCAGCCCACAAACATGACAACATTTAATGTACACCAAACCAATGAGAAAATGGGTTGTAACTTTGAGCTAATCAGAACAAAGCCCATTgtttattaaaactataaaatactggtagccaggatAGGAAAGGCATGTCAGATCTGGAATTTTCTTTCTCCCCTGGCATCTTTCCTTGATCAAAGAAGCAATGAAATAAatctctgattttgcctttataTCTGTGTGTCTTAATTGGGAAACATCAGAGCTGGCATGCTGAGAGCAGACCTGTTTTCAGGACAACAGTTTGACCACGAGCAGCTCTGGACTCAAGTGCAGGCAATAACCCTGTGAGACTTTCTTAAAAGTAGTGAAGGGAAATCTTACTACAATTTCTTTCCTCAGCAAAAAGACTGCTCACCCCAATACAAACCCATGCCTTTTTCTATCACATGGATGGGGCATTGCATTGTTAGAGCtggagtggggtataaacaaGGTGAAAAGGGATAGATAAACAATACAAAATTGGTCACCCAGATTGCAGAAAAGGCATAGTTATTTTTCCTA comes from the Anolis carolinensis isolate JA03-04 unplaced genomic scaffold, rAnoCar3.1.pri scaffold_8, whole genome shotgun sequence genome and includes:
- the LOC134293423 gene encoding BPTI/Kunitz domain-containing protein-like isoform X2, translated to MGFLAPCFGPQYVDLSSVPVSYPPKCKLRRKVGRCKGKLERYYFDMGRKRCLPFTFSGCGGNDNRFVTLVDCLLHCENMDQLPRICSLPKSIGWCSSSVRRFYYDTEIRMCLPFIYRGCLGNSNNFESIKECRRKCQQYGSWPEVCTLQRDPGSCIASIPRYYFDFNSKRCRVFQYGGCEGNNNNFGSLSDCNHICTEFKRF
- the LOC134293423 gene encoding BPTI/Kunitz domain-containing protein-like isoform X1, which translates into the protein MLYNHIVLPILFLIGFLAPCFGPQYVDLSSVPVSYPPKCKLRRKVGRCKGKLERYYFDMGRKRCLPFTFSGCGGNDNRFVTLVDCLLHCENMDQLPRICSLPKSIGWCSSSVRRFYYDTEIRMCLPFIYRGCLGNSNNFESIKECRRKCQQYGSWPEVCTLQRDPGSCIASIPRYYFDFNSKRCRVFQYGGCEGNNNNFGSLSDCNHICTEFKRF